A genomic region of Rheinheimera sp. MMS21-TC3 contains the following coding sequences:
- a CDS encoding ABC transporter ATP-binding protein, giving the protein MSLALDIQQLHKVYKSGTVALKGINLQVQQGEFFALLGPNGAGKSTCIGIISSLVNKTQGSVKVFGHDLDNELEQAKQHLGLVPQEFNFNQFETVLQVVVNQAGYYGVPRKVALQRAEKYLGQLGLWDKRFARSRELSGGMKRRLMIARALMHEPKLLILDEPTAGVDIELRRSMWDFLRQINKQGVTIILTTHYLEEAESLCRNIAIIDHGKIIENTSMKSLLAKLTRETFILDLAINPAQIQLDNVSWRALDDHSIEVDIEKQQGLNAIFNQLSQQQVTVLSMRNKANRLEELFVSLVETGRGSEE; this is encoded by the coding sequence TTGAGCTTAGCGTTAGATATTCAGCAACTTCATAAAGTATATAAAAGCGGTACTGTTGCACTTAAAGGTATTAATTTACAAGTTCAACAAGGCGAGTTTTTTGCTTTGCTTGGACCTAATGGTGCGGGTAAAAGTACCTGTATTGGTATTATTAGCTCCTTAGTAAATAAAACCCAAGGTAGCGTAAAAGTTTTTGGTCATGATCTTGATAACGAGCTAGAGCAAGCCAAGCAGCATCTTGGCTTAGTGCCGCAAGAGTTTAATTTCAATCAGTTTGAAACTGTTTTGCAAGTAGTGGTTAATCAAGCCGGTTATTATGGCGTACCGCGTAAAGTTGCTTTACAGCGCGCTGAAAAATATCTAGGTCAATTAGGTTTATGGGATAAACGCTTTGCCCGATCACGTGAGCTTTCTGGTGGCATGAAACGACGCTTAATGATAGCCCGAGCACTGATGCATGAGCCTAAGTTGTTAATTCTAGATGAGCCTACAGCCGGTGTTGATATTGAGCTACGTCGTTCTATGTGGGATTTTTTGCGGCAAATTAATAAGCAAGGTGTCACTATTATTTTAACCACCCACTATTTAGAAGAAGCCGAAAGTTTATGTCGTAATATTGCCATAATAGATCATGGGAAAATTATAGAAAATACCTCGATGAAAAGCTTGCTAGCTAAGCTAACACGAGAAACCTTTATTTTAGACTTAGCAATAAATCCCGCGCAAATTCAGCTGGATAATGTTAGCTGGCGAGCACTTGATGATCACAGTATTGAAGTAGATATAGAAAAGCAGCAAGGCTTAAATGCCATTTTTAACCAGCTATCTCAACAACAAGTAACAGTATTATCGATGCGTAATAAAGCTAACCGATTAGAAGAATTATTTGTTAGCTTAGTTGAAACCGGTCGTGGGAGTGAGGAATGA
- a CDS encoding ABC transporter permease, whose product MIKSSYWVALKSILTKETNRFLRIWVQTLVPPAITMALYFVIFGNLIGSRIGEMGGFSYMAFIVPGLIMMSVITSSYSNVASSFFSAKFQRNVEELLVAPVPNYIIVLGYIGGGMARGMLVGLIVTLLSLFFVTIQVHNIAVIIVTVMLTSMLFALGGLINAVYAKSFDDISIIPTFVLTPLTYLGGVFYSLTLLPEFWQKVAILNPVVYMVNAFRYGFLGISDVSLTVALSVVCSFIVVMFSFALYLINRGIGLRS is encoded by the coding sequence ATGATCAAGTCTAGTTATTGGGTGGCATTAAAAAGTATTTTAACCAAAGAAACTAATCGTTTTTTACGGATTTGGGTGCAAACTTTAGTGCCACCAGCTATTACCATGGCGTTATACTTTGTTATTTTTGGTAATTTAATTGGTTCGCGGATTGGTGAAATGGGCGGCTTTAGTTATATGGCCTTTATTGTACCTGGCCTTATTATGATGTCGGTGATTACCAGTTCATATTCTAATGTCGCCTCATCTTTTTTTAGCGCTAAATTTCAACGCAATGTAGAAGAGCTATTAGTCGCACCTGTACCTAATTATATTATTGTCTTGGGGTATATAGGTGGTGGCATGGCTAGGGGCATGTTAGTGGGCTTAATTGTTACTTTATTGTCGTTATTCTTTGTTACGATCCAAGTGCATAATATTGCAGTAATTATTGTTACGGTAATGTTAACTTCCATGTTGTTTGCTTTAGGGGGCTTAATTAATGCTGTTTATGCCAAAAGCTTTGATGATATAAGTATCATACCTACGTTTGTGTTAACGCCTTTAACTTATTTGGGCGGCGTATTTTACTCTTTAACCTTGCTACCTGAATTTTGGCAAAAAGTGGCGATATTAAATCCAGTTGTTTATATGGTAAATGCGTTTCGCTATGGCTTTTTAGGTATATCTGATGTCAGCCTGACTGTAGCATTAAGTGTTGTCTGTAGCTTTATTGTGGTGATGTTTAGTTTCGCTTTATATTTAATTAATCGCGGTATAGGCCTGCGTAGTTAA
- the panP gene encoding pyridoxal-dependent aspartate 1-decarboxylase PanP, whose protein sequence is MTKPIQRQATASEESLLRIFTVPEAADSTLSIIEQNLSQNLAGFLRNSIVALEKPLWQIERDFQDHQIPAMPEFVSDYTEQLMRKLVAHSVHTASPSFIGHMTSALPYFVLPLSKMMVGLNQNLVKIETSKAFTPMERQVLGMVHHLVYGDADSFYKKWMHSANHSLGAFCSGGTIANITALWIARNRLLKADGDFRGIAREGLFRAMQHYNYQGLAILVSERGHYSLGKAADILGIGRDGLIAIKTDANNKVDVAELAATMADLTARNIRVMAVVGVAGTTETGNIDPLHQLADLAQQYQCHFHVDAAWGGATLLSEKYKHLLAGIERADSVTIDAHKQMYVPMGAGMVVFKHPADAHAIAHHAEYILRKGSKDLGSQTLEGSRPGMAMLVHACLQIIGRDGYEILINSSIEKARYFATLISHNIDFELITEPELCLLTYRYVPAQVQKAMTLASPEQQQRFNELLNGLTKFIQKRQREEGKSFVSRTRLMPAKYQRQETIVFRVVLANPLTTKQILHDILVEQDQIAQQDKDFYPKLLQLAKK, encoded by the coding sequence ATGACAAAACCAATACAGCGGCAGGCAACAGCATCTGAAGAATCGCTTTTGCGTATTTTTACCGTACCTGAAGCGGCTGATTCTACTTTAAGTATTATTGAGCAAAATCTGTCGCAAAACTTAGCTGGTTTTTTGCGTAATAGTATTGTCGCATTAGAAAAGCCGTTATGGCAGATTGAGCGTGACTTTCAAGATCATCAAATTCCAGCTATGCCAGAATTTGTATCGGATTACACTGAACAGTTGATGCGAAAACTAGTAGCACACTCTGTACATACTGCTTCGCCTAGTTTTATTGGTCATATGACCTCGGCGTTACCTTATTTTGTGCTGCCATTATCAAAAATGATGGTAGGACTAAATCAAAATTTAGTTAAAATTGAAACATCTAAAGCCTTTACGCCTATGGAGCGGCAAGTCTTAGGTATGGTGCATCATTTAGTGTATGGCGATGCCGATAGCTTTTATAAAAAGTGGATGCACAGTGCCAACCATTCGTTAGGGGCATTTTGCTCGGGCGGCACTATTGCCAATATTACTGCTTTGTGGATAGCGCGTAACCGCTTACTTAAAGCCGATGGCGATTTTCGCGGCATAGCAAGAGAAGGTTTATTTCGTGCTATGCAGCATTATAACTATCAAGGCTTAGCAATTTTAGTCTCTGAGCGAGGCCATTACTCATTAGGTAAAGCTGCGGATATTTTGGGAATTGGCCGTGATGGGCTAATTGCAATTAAAACCGATGCTAACAATAAAGTTGATGTGGCTGAACTTGCTGCAACCATGGCAGATTTAACGGCGCGTAATATACGGGTAATGGCTGTAGTGGGCGTGGCGGGGACTACTGAAACAGGTAACATAGATCCCTTGCATCAATTAGCAGATTTAGCCCAGCAGTATCAATGCCATTTTCATGTTGATGCAGCTTGGGGCGGTGCCACTTTGCTTTCTGAAAAATATAAGCACTTATTAGCTGGTATTGAGCGGGCTGACTCAGTAACAATAGATGCCCATAAGCAAATGTATGTGCCTATGGGGGCGGGTATGGTGGTATTTAAGCACCCTGCAGATGCCCATGCTATAGCGCATCATGCTGAGTATATTCTGCGTAAAGGTTCTAAAGATCTAGGCAGCCAAACTCTTGAAGGTTCAAGGCCTGGAATGGCAATGCTGGTTCATGCTTGCTTGCAAATTATTGGCCGAGACGGTTATGAAATCCTGATTAACAGTAGCATTGAAAAAGCGCGATATTTTGCAACTTTAATTAGCCACAATATTGATTTTGAGCTAATTACCGAGCCAGAACTTTGTTTGCTAACTTATCGCTATGTGCCGGCTCAGGTACAAAAAGCTATGACCTTAGCTAGCCCAGAGCAACAGCAACGTTTTAATGAGTTATTAAATGGCTTAACTAAGTTTATTCAAAAACGCCAGCGTGAAGAAGGTAAGTCTTTTGTATCACGTACTCGGTTAATGCCGGCTAAATACCAGCGCCAAGAAACAATAGTGTTTAGAGTTGTTTTAGCCAATCCGTTAACAACTAAACAAATTTTGCATGATATTTTAGTCGAGCAAGATCAAATTGCTCAGCAGGATAAAGATTTTTATCCTAAGTTATTACAACTGGCTAAAAAGTAG
- a CDS encoding DUF2959 domain-containing protein translates to MRYLLIILPLLFSITACQSAYYSAMEKVGVHKRDILSDRVEDAQQSQKEAQEQFKSALEQFSQLIQFDGGDLQRAYAATESEYQASSKAAEDVSKRINSIEAVADALFDEWQDELEQYTSAKLKQDSAKKLDSTKRQYTSLLKTMRRAEKSMQPVLASLKDNTLYLKHNLNAKAIGALQGEFSSVQRDINRLITEMNTAIEQSEQFVATLKQ, encoded by the coding sequence ATGCGTTATTTGTTGATTATACTGCCTTTACTCTTCAGCATAACTGCCTGCCAAAGTGCTTATTATTCTGCTATGGAAAAGGTAGGAGTGCATAAGCGTGACATTTTGTCAGATCGCGTTGAAGATGCACAGCAGTCGCAGAAAGAGGCTCAAGAACAATTTAAATCAGCGCTGGAGCAGTTTAGTCAGCTAATCCAGTTTGATGGTGGCGACTTACAGCGAGCATATGCAGCCACAGAGAGTGAGTACCAAGCTAGTAGTAAAGCAGCAGAAGATGTCAGTAAACGGATTAACAGTATCGAAGCGGTAGCGGATGCATTGTTTGATGAGTGGCAAGATGAGCTAGAGCAGTATACTAGTGCTAAATTGAAACAAGATAGTGCTAAAAAGCTAGATAGTACTAAGCGTCAATATACTAGCTTACTTAAAACTATGCGCCGCGCAGAAAAAAGTATGCAGCCAGTGCTGGCTTCATTAAAAGACAATACGTTATATTTAAAACATAATTTAAATGCCAAAGCGATAGGTGCTTTGCAAGGCGAGTTTAGTTCTGTTCAGCGTGACATAAATCGTTTAATTACCGAGATGAATACTGCCATAGAGCAATCAGAGCAGTTTGTCGCAACACTTAAACAGTAG
- the panC gene encoding pantoate--beta-alanine ligase: MKLLTTNTELREQIAQWRRNDERIAFVPTMGNLHNGHFRLVDVAKQKADRVIVSIFVNPMQFGKNEDLDKYPRTLKADCNGLTAHGADAVFTPTPDMMYPRGLDVQSYVEVPLLGDLHCGASRAGHFRGVSTIVCKLFNLVQPDIACFGMKDYQQVAIIRQMVNDLSLPIKIIGVATERADDGLALSSRNGYLTKEQRAIAPKLYQVLQQLRNTIIAGNHDYRSLEQQTRLQLNAMGFTADYINIANRQDLSLACSPEQDKVILAAVLLGKTRLIDNIEI; this comes from the coding sequence ATGAAATTATTAACTACCAACACAGAACTGCGTGAACAAATTGCCCAGTGGCGCCGTAATGATGAACGCATTGCTTTTGTCCCCACTATGGGCAACCTGCATAATGGCCATTTTCGTTTAGTCGACGTAGCCAAGCAAAAAGCCGATCGAGTTATTGTTAGTATCTTTGTTAACCCAATGCAGTTTGGTAAAAATGAAGATCTAGATAAATATCCACGCACTTTAAAAGCTGATTGTAACGGCTTAACTGCACATGGCGCTGATGCGGTATTTACACCCACACCTGATATGATGTACCCGCGAGGCTTAGATGTGCAAAGCTATGTTGAAGTCCCCCTACTTGGTGACTTACACTGTGGTGCTAGTCGAGCCGGCCATTTTCGTGGTGTCTCTACTATAGTCTGTAAACTGTTTAATTTAGTACAACCTGATATAGCTTGTTTTGGCATGAAAGATTACCAACAAGTTGCCATTATTCGCCAAATGGTTAATGACTTATCTTTGCCTATTAAAATTATCGGTGTGGCAACAGAGCGTGCTGATGATGGTTTAGCGCTTAGCTCACGTAATGGCTATTTAACCAAAGAGCAACGCGCTATTGCCCCTAAGTTATATCAAGTGCTGCAGCAACTGCGAAATACTATTATTGCTGGAAATCACGATTACCGCTCCTTAGAGCAGCAAACTAGGTTGCAGCTTAATGCCATGGGCTTTACCGCCGATTATATTAATATTGCCAATCGACAAGATTTATCCCTAGCTTGCAGCCCTGAGCAAGACAAAGTTATCTTAGCTGCTGTCTTGCTTGGTAAGACAAGGCTAATTGACAATATTGAGATTTAA
- the panB gene encoding 3-methyl-2-oxobutanoate hydroxymethyltransferase, with protein sequence MAKINTAVLQKMKQQAEKITMLTAYDASFAKLFAEQGVEILLVGDSLGMVLQGHNDTLPVTIDDIAYHTRAVRAGAPAAFVIADMPFMSYGTLEQTLQSVVPLMQAGANMVKVEGGDFLIPTIKALTERGVPVCGHLGLTPQSVHVFGGFKVQGKSNEQADAIVAQALALQAAGIQLLVVECIPTTLAKRITDALTIPVIGIGAGNVTDGQVLVMHDILGISSGYIPKFSKNYLQQTGEIRNAISTFVSEVKTGIFPSAEHSFNS encoded by the coding sequence ATGGCCAAAATCAATACTGCTGTATTGCAGAAAATGAAGCAGCAAGCTGAAAAAATTACTATGCTTACAGCCTATGATGCCAGCTTTGCTAAATTATTTGCCGAACAAGGCGTAGAAATTTTATTAGTCGGTGACTCTTTAGGTATGGTTTTACAAGGTCATAACGATACTTTACCCGTTACCATTGATGATATTGCTTACCATACCCGCGCTGTACGTGCTGGAGCACCTGCTGCCTTTGTTATAGCTGATATGCCTTTTATGAGTTACGGCACGCTGGAACAAACCTTACAAAGTGTTGTACCTCTGATGCAAGCGGGCGCTAATATGGTTAAAGTTGAAGGCGGCGACTTTTTAATTCCTACCATTAAAGCCTTAACCGAGCGCGGTGTCCCTGTGTGTGGTCACCTTGGTTTAACACCACAATCTGTTCATGTTTTTGGTGGTTTTAAAGTACAAGGTAAAAGTAACGAGCAAGCTGATGCTATTGTTGCTCAAGCTCTTGCCTTACAAGCTGCGGGGATTCAGTTGCTAGTGGTAGAATGCATCCCCACAACTTTGGCTAAACGTATTACCGACGCCTTAACTATTCCCGTTATTGGTATAGGTGCCGGTAATGTGACAGATGGTCAAGTCTTGGTTATGCACGATATTTTAGGCATAAGCAGCGGCTACATTCCAAAATTCTCTAAAAACTACCTACAACAAACCGGCGAAATCCGCAATGCCATAAGCACCTTTGTAAGTGAAGTAAAAACAGGTATTTTCCCTTCTGCCGAGCACAGTTTTAACTCATGA
- the folK gene encoding 2-amino-4-hydroxy-6-hydroxymethyldihydropteridine diphosphokinase, whose translation MVRCFIGLGANLAQPITQLQQALVAIKALPNTKLVAASSFYGSKPMGPQDQPDYVNAVVAVDTTLTPLDLLNRLQQIEQQQGRQRKADRWGPRTLDLDILLYGQDILNSERLTIPHYGLSQREFVLYPLAEIAPELILPNGTVLQDLLTQVPKNGLCILCNSCS comes from the coding sequence ATGGTGCGTTGTTTTATTGGCTTAGGTGCTAATTTAGCCCAACCTATTACTCAGCTGCAGCAAGCCTTAGTTGCGATTAAGGCTTTACCTAACACTAAACTGGTAGCTGCTTCATCCTTTTATGGCTCTAAGCCAATGGGACCACAAGATCAACCTGATTATGTTAATGCTGTGGTGGCTGTGGACACTACTTTAACTCCACTTGACTTATTGAACCGCTTACAACAGATTGAACAGCAACAGGGCAGACAACGTAAAGCAGATCGCTGGGGGCCAAGAACTCTAGACTTAGATATTTTACTCTATGGTCAAGACATTCTTAATTCCGAACGCTTAACCATACCGCATTACGGCTTAAGCCAACGTGAATTTGTTTTATATCCGTTAGCTGAAATAGCCCCTGAACTAATATTGCCCAACGGCACTGTATTACAAGATTTACTGACGCAAGTCCCTAAAAATGGCTTGTGTATACTTTGCAATAGTTGCAGCTAG
- the pcnB gene encoding polynucleotide adenylyltransferase PcnB, with amino-acid sequence MLNFCRRTLAGKQTTKQIAQPKEQASSEQAIKAKTGRQVAGASALANVKRFSRDQHSISRKQISPNALKVLYRLKDAGYDAYLVGGCIRDLLLGQQPKDFDIATNAHPEQIKQVFRNCRLIGRRFRLAHIMFGREIIEVATFRGHHSGADDEEEVAPKHKTASLSDKGQILRDNVYGSIEEDAERRDFTINSLYYSVNDFAVYDFANGVEAIKQRKIELIGDPETRYREDPVRILRAIRFATKLNMHIAPDTAAPISQLAVMLKEVPAPRLFDELVKMFLAGKAFDNFMLMREMRVLRQLLPLLDKALNQEPEGKAFLLATKALQSTDARIAENKPVTPAFIFAALLWYPIEIRSQTLMIDSGLNELDALNIAMTDILAEVQRTIAIPKRFSLTMRDIWLLQHRLTKRAGRRAYKLLEHPKFRAGFDFLQLRAQAEAGELTELSLWWERFQFANEGEKNILLQQLGKTGSNKKPARRKNYKRKPTAEK; translated from the coding sequence GTGTTAAATTTTTGTCGCCGTACACTTGCCGGCAAACAAACCACTAAACAGATTGCTCAGCCTAAAGAGCAGGCATCTTCTGAGCAAGCAATAAAAGCAAAAACAGGGCGACAAGTTGCTGGCGCCAGCGCTTTAGCTAATGTAAAGCGCTTTAGCCGTGATCAGCATTCAATTTCACGCAAGCAAATAAGTCCAAATGCTTTAAAAGTACTGTACCGTTTAAAAGATGCCGGCTATGACGCTTATTTAGTCGGTGGCTGTATCAGAGACTTGCTCCTTGGCCAACAACCTAAAGATTTTGATATCGCTACCAATGCTCATCCCGAGCAAATAAAGCAAGTGTTTCGTAACTGCCGATTAATAGGTCGGCGTTTTAGGTTGGCTCATATTATGTTTGGCCGTGAAATAATCGAAGTCGCCACTTTTCGTGGTCATCACAGCGGTGCTGACGATGAAGAAGAAGTCGCGCCTAAACATAAAACAGCTAGCTTAAGCGACAAAGGACAAATTTTACGCGATAACGTTTACGGTAGCATTGAAGAAGATGCTGAGCGCCGTGACTTTACAATTAATTCTCTGTATTACTCTGTTAATGATTTTGCTGTTTATGATTTTGCCAATGGCGTAGAAGCCATTAAACAACGGAAAATAGAGCTAATTGGTGATCCTGAGACCCGCTACCGGGAAGACCCCGTGCGAATTTTACGAGCTATCCGCTTTGCCACTAAGTTAAATATGCATATAGCTCCAGATACTGCTGCTCCGATTTCACAGTTAGCGGTAATGTTAAAAGAAGTGCCCGCACCTCGTTTATTTGATGAACTGGTTAAAATGTTTTTGGCAGGCAAAGCCTTTGACAACTTTATGCTAATGCGCGAAATGCGGGTATTAAGGCAGCTATTACCCCTATTAGATAAGGCTCTTAATCAAGAGCCTGAAGGCAAAGCTTTCTTATTGGCCACTAAAGCCTTACAAAGCACTGATGCTCGTATTGCAGAAAACAAGCCTGTGACACCCGCTTTTATTTTTGCAGCCTTGCTGTGGTACCCCATTGAAATTCGCAGCCAAACCTTAATGATAGACAGCGGCTTAAATGAACTGGATGCGCTAAATATTGCTATGACCGATATTTTAGCTGAGGTACAACGTACTATTGCCATCCCTAAGCGTTTTAGTTTAACTATGCGTGATATTTGGCTATTACAGCATCGCTTAACTAAGCGTGCTGGTCGCCGTGCCTATAAATTACTAGAGCATCCCAAGTTTCGGGCCGGCTTTGACTTTTTACAACTACGAGCCCAAGCCGAAGCCGGCGAGTTGACCGAACTTTCGTTATGGTGGGAACGGTTTCAATTTGCTAATGAAGGCGAAAAGAATATTTTATTACAACAACTTGGTAAAACAGGCAGTAATAAAAAGCCAGCGCGGCGTAAAAACTACAAACGTAAGCCAACTGCAGAGAAATAA
- the gluQRS gene encoding tRNA glutamyl-Q(34) synthetase GluQRS, translated as MPIVPVYTGRFAPSPSGPLHFGSLIAAISSYLQAKSQQGNWLLRIEDIDSPRTVPGAADSIMRTLELFGLYWHGPVIYQSQRLERYQDIFNQLKQQNLIYGCQCSRKQIAEQGGTYQGQCASLGLTTGRLAWRLRANAKENFTDLVFGEQTISAEIAAEDYIIKRRDGLFSYQLAVVVDDWDQGVTEVIRGADLLEMTPRQQALFQLLQAAAPQYGHIPLAVSAPNMKLSKQNHATDIRNWPVAHTLAKVLQFLGHPIPLELKAAPATELLSWAIKNWQIAKVSRQYEILHTEFL; from the coding sequence ATGCCCATTGTTCCTGTCTATACTGGCCGGTTTGCACCTTCGCCTTCCGGCCCTCTTCATTTTGGCTCTTTAATTGCGGCCATAAGTAGCTACTTACAAGCAAAAAGTCAGCAAGGTAATTGGCTGTTACGTATCGAGGATATCGATAGTCCTCGCACAGTCCCAGGTGCAGCTGATAGCATTATGCGCACACTTGAGCTATTTGGTTTGTATTGGCATGGCCCAGTTATTTATCAAAGCCAACGTTTAGAGCGTTACCAAGACATTTTCAATCAATTAAAGCAGCAAAACTTAATCTATGGCTGCCAATGCAGTCGTAAACAAATTGCTGAGCAAGGCGGTACTTATCAAGGGCAGTGCGCAAGTCTGGGTTTAACAACAGGCCGCTTAGCTTGGCGTTTACGCGCCAATGCTAAAGAGAACTTTACCGATTTAGTCTTTGGTGAGCAAACTATCAGCGCAGAAATTGCGGCGGAAGATTATATTATTAAACGCAGGGATGGGTTATTTTCTTATCAACTAGCTGTGGTGGTTGATGATTGGGATCAAGGCGTCACTGAAGTTATCCGAGGCGCAGATTTGTTGGAGATGACACCAAGACAACAAGCTTTATTTCAATTGTTACAAGCTGCTGCACCGCAATATGGTCATATCCCTTTAGCCGTTTCAGCACCTAATATGAAATTAAGCAAACAAAACCATGCTACCGATATTAGAAACTGGCCAGTTGCCCATACCTTAGCTAAAGTATTGCAGTTTCTTGGCCACCCTATCCCACTTGAACTTAAGGCAGCACCCGCCACGGAGTTGTTAAGTTGGGCTATTAAAAACTGGCAAATAGCCAAAGTGAGCCGACAATATGAGATATTACATACTGAATTTCTCTGA
- the dksA gene encoding RNA polymerase-binding protein DksA: MPEGKTTKTLGLLALAGVAPYQEAVGEEYMNPKQLEHFRRILDAWRQQLREEVDRTKNHMADEAANFPDPVDRAAQEEEFSLELRARDRERKLLKKIEKTLQQIEDDDFGFCDTCGIEIGIKRLEARPTADMCIDCKTLAEIKEKQLGG; encoded by the coding sequence ATGCCAGAGGGCAAGACTACTAAAACCCTGGGCTTATTAGCCCTAGCAGGCGTAGCGCCTTACCAAGAAGCTGTTGGGGAAGAATATATGAACCCTAAACAGTTAGAGCATTTTCGACGTATTCTTGATGCTTGGCGTCAACAATTACGTGAAGAAGTAGATCGCACGAAAAACCATATGGCCGATGAAGCCGCAAACTTTCCAGACCCAGTGGACCGTGCAGCTCAGGAAGAGGAGTTTAGTTTAGAATTACGAGCACGAGATCGTGAGCGTAAGCTTCTAAAGAAAATTGAAAAGACATTACAACAAATCGAAGATGATGATTTTGGTTTCTGCGATACCTGCGGAATTGAAATTGGCATTAAACGATTAGAAGCCCGCCCAACGGCGGATATGTGTATCGATTGTAAAACCTTAGCTGAAATCAAGGAAAAACAGCTAGGCGGATAA
- the pepB gene encoding aminopeptidase PepB, producing MTDIIEISLQLDAVEAKWGKALFSPVAKGFQIHLTNTEQQRTVQKVARSLENMGLRQVQLVGSDWTLELQWVFYQGFCTAKKLGGVSFTGDDTTKQHLEHLAKCFSWAKQIVNDTPENLAPVILAQQAVNFIESIAKKGTVTSQILQGEQLLANGWQGLHAVGRGSSRPPAMLILDFNPTGDSNAETAAALVGKGITFDSGGYSIKASEGMATMKCDMGGAATVTAALALAILQGLNKRVRLVLCCAENLISGNAYKLGDIITYKNGTTVEILNTDAEGRLVLADGLMCATESGAKLIIDAATLTGAAIMALGSEYNALFSLDQPLAQKALALAEQEHELTWQLPLQKWHQQQCPSPYADTANSRAVKGGGAGGAINAAAFLSRFVNEDGKGWLHFDLAAAFNSSSNSYWSAGATGMGIRTISATLQSEA from the coding sequence ATGACAGATATAATTGAAATCAGTCTGCAATTAGATGCAGTTGAAGCCAAATGGGGCAAAGCATTATTTAGTCCTGTTGCTAAGGGTTTTCAAATCCATTTGACTAATACCGAACAACAAAGAACGGTACAGAAGGTTGCTAGAAGCCTAGAGAATATGGGGTTACGTCAAGTGCAGCTGGTTGGTTCAGACTGGACTTTAGAGTTACAGTGGGTGTTTTATCAAGGATTTTGTACTGCTAAAAAACTCGGTGGGGTTAGCTTTACTGGCGATGATACGACCAAGCAACATTTAGAACATCTAGCCAAATGTTTTAGTTGGGCTAAACAAATCGTTAATGATACACCAGAAAACTTAGCGCCTGTTATCTTAGCTCAGCAAGCTGTTAATTTTATTGAATCTATAGCTAAAAAAGGTACAGTGACGAGCCAAATATTACAAGGTGAGCAGTTATTGGCTAATGGGTGGCAAGGCTTGCATGCGGTAGGTCGTGGTAGTTCTCGTCCTCCAGCAATGTTAATTTTGGACTTTAATCCAACAGGTGACAGTAACGCTGAAACAGCGGCAGCTTTGGTGGGTAAGGGTATCACTTTTGATAGTGGAGGCTATTCCATTAAAGCCAGCGAAGGCATGGCAACCATGAAGTGTGACATGGGTGGTGCTGCTACAGTTACAGCAGCATTAGCCTTAGCTATTTTGCAAGGTTTAAACAAACGGGTTCGATTGGTATTGTGCTGTGCTGAAAACTTAATTAGCGGTAATGCTTACAAATTAGGCGATATTATTACCTATAAAAATGGCACTACTGTTGAAATATTAAATACCGATGCCGAAGGGCGTTTAGTGCTGGCAGATGGCTTAATGTGCGCAACCGAAAGTGGCGCTAAGCTAATTATTGATGCCGCTACCTTAACAGGTGCTGCCATAATGGCCTTGGGCAGTGAATATAATGCTTTATTTTCATTGGATCAGCCGTTAGCGCAAAAAGCTTTAGCGCTTGCTGAGCAAGAGCATGAGTTAACCTGGCAATTACCGCTGCAAAAATGGCATCAGCAGCAATGTCCTTCACCTTATGCCGATACTGCTAATAGCCGTGCTGTTAAAGGTGGTGGCGCCGGTGGTGCTATTAACGCAGCTGCCTTTTTAAGCCGCTTTGTTAATGAAGATGGTAAAGGTTGGTTGCATTTTGATTTAGCAGCAGCATTTAACAGTAGTAGCAATAGTTACTGGTCTGCTGGTGCGACAGGCATGGGGATCCGTACTATTAGCGCAACCTTACAGTCAGAAGCCTGA